The window CCCACTCGGCGGTCTTGCGGGCGATGACCTCCATCGCGGTGGCGTGCACCTGGCGGAACGTGATGCCCGGCTTGACGATCGCGAACGCGGCGTCCGCCGCCTCGAGCACGGCGTCGTAGACCATGCGCTGGACGGGGGAGAACGTGCCGCTGACCGGCAGGGTGCGGGTGATGTCGGCCGTGTAGAACGAGTCGACCTCGACCCCGGCGTCGATGAGGATCAGGTCACCCGGCTGGACGGCGCCGTCGTTCCGGGTCCAGTGCAGGATGCAGGCGTGGTGGCCCGAGGCGGCGATGGTGTCGTAGCCGACCGTGTTGCCGTCGGCGCGGGCCCGGCGGTTGAAGGTGCCCTCGACGATGCGTTCGCCGCGAGGATGCGCGAGGACGGCGTCGAAGTCGGCGATGACGTCGTCGAAGCCGTGCTTCGTGGCGTCGACGGCCTTGCGGAGCTCGCCTACCTCGTACGCGTCCTTCACCAGGCGCTGCTCGGACAGGTCACGGGCGAGGACGTCGTCGGTGGCCGGTGCGTCGTCGGTCTCCGGTGCGCCGCCGACGGCGCTGCCGAGTCGTGCGTCGAGGGTGCGGGTCAGGTCGTCGTCGGCCTCGCGCACCAGCAGCGCCGAGGCGTCGAGCCCGTCGGCGACGGCCGGGAAGGCACCGAGGTCGGCCGTGGCCAGCCCGAGGTCGGCGGCGACGGCGTCGAGCGAGGGACGCGGGCCGACCCAGAACTCGCCGATCTCCGGGTTCGCGTAGAACTCCTCCGAGTCACGACCGGCCGTGGCGCGGAAGTAGAGCGTGGCGTCGTGCCCGGAACCGTTCGGCGTCATCACGAGGACGGAACCGACGACCGTGTCGGTGCCCCACCCGGTCAGGTGGGCGAACGTGGAGTGCGGGCGGAACGGGTAGTCGCAGTCGTTCGAGCGGACCTTGGCCTGGCCGGCGGGGACCACGATCGCGCGGCCCGGGTGCAGCTCGGAGATGCGCGCACGACGCTCGGCGGCGAAGGCGGCCTGCTCGCGGGGCGCGGGGATCGTCTGCTCGCGGTCGGCCCACTGGGACCCGATGAAGTCCTTGAAGGTCGAGGACCCTGGGGTCGTGGAACGGTTGCTCGTCGCGCGGGGAGTCGTGTCGGCCATGGCTCCATCATCGCACCGCGCTGCCCCCGCGTCCTCTGCGGCCCCGCACCTGTGGATAGCATTGTCGACGTGCCCGACCCGTTCATCGACCTGCACGCGCACTCGAGTGTCTCCGACGGCACCGAGCGACCCGCGGAGCTCGTCCGAGCGGCCGCGGCCGCCGGCCTGGACGCCGTCGCGCTGACCGACCACGACACGACCGCCGGCTGGGCCGACGCGTCGGAGTCCGCACGGGCGCTGCCGCTGACGCTCCTGCCGGGTCTCGAGCTGAGCACGCGCATCGGCTTCCGCAGTGTGCACGTCCTCGGGTACCTGGTCGATCCGCAGGACCCCGGCCTGGTCGAGGAGACCGACCGCATCCGCGACGGCCGCCTCGCGCGTGCGCACCGCATGGTCGACCGCATCGGTGAGGACCACCCGATCACCTGGGCCGACGTGCTGGCGCAGGCGAGTCCCGGGGCCACCATCGGCCGCCCGCACATCGCCGACGCGCTCGTCGCCCGGGGCCTCGAGTCCGACCGGAGCGCGGCGTTCCGCGGCATCCTGCACCCGGCGTCCGGCTACTACGAACCGCACGAGGCACCGTCGCCCCTGCGCGGCGTCGAACTCATCCGACAGGCCGGCGGCGTGCCGGTCATCGCGCACCCGGCGGCCTCGTCGCGGGGGATCGTCATCGACGAGCCGATGCTCCGCGACCTCGTCGACGCCGGGCTCGGCGGCCTCGAGGTCGACCACCGTGAGAACCTCGCGCACGGCAAGCGCACCCTGCTCGACTGGGCGTCGCGCTACGGCCTGTTCGTCACCGGCTCGAGCGACTACCACGGCACCGGCAAGCCGAACCGGCTCGGTGAGCACCGCACGGCGCGGGCCGCGTTCGACACCATCCTGTCCGAGGCCACCGGCAGCGCCCCCGTGGTCGGCCCCGGCTCGCGCCTGTCCTGACCCGAGTCTCGTCACCACCAGCCCGAGACTCGCGTTCAGCGACAGTTCTCGTGTCCGCGGGCGCGAGGAATGTCGTTCAGCCCGAGTCTCGGGGGTGGAGACGACGAAGGGCCCGTCGCGTCAGCGACGGACCCTTCGGTCTGGAGGCGCTACTCGCCGTCCGACGAACCCTGCGGTGCCGAGGCGGTCGCCGAGGCATCGCCGGTGCCGGCACCGCGACGGCGGCGACGGCGACGACGCTTCGCGGCGCCGTCGGTGGTCCCACCCTCGGTGGCCGACGTGTCGTCGGTGGGCGCGGAGGTCGGAGCCGCGGACTCGGCGCCAGAGGCCTGCGAGGCGGGCTGCTCGGAGCCTGCTGACCGGGTGCGGCTGCGCGACCGCGAACGCGAGGCGTCACGCGGACCGGAGGCCGGACGATCGCTGCTGCGCTTCTCGGCAGGGGCACCCGCCGACGCCGCGTGCGACGAGGCACCGGGCAGACGGCCCTTGGTGCCCTTCGGGATGTCGAGCTCCTCGAACAGGTGCGGCGACGACGAGTAGGTCTCGACGGGCTCGGGGATGCCGAACTCGAGGGCCTTGTCGATCAGCGTCCACTTGTGCAGGTCGTCCCAGTCGACGAACGTGACCGCGATGCCGGTCTTGCCGGCACGGCCGGTGCGGCCGGCGCGGTGCAGGTAGGTGTCCGGGTCGTCCGGGATCGTGTGGTTGATGACGTGCGTGACGTCGTCCACGTCGATGCCGCGGGCGGCGACGTCGGTGGCGATGAGCACGTCGCGCTTGCCGGCCTTGAAGGCGGCCATCGCACGCTCGCGCTGCTCCTGGTTGAGGTCGCCGTGCACCGCTGCGGCGTTGAACCCGCGGTCCTTGAGCTCCTCGACGAGCTTCGCCGCCGCACGCTTGGTGCGGGTGAAGATCACGGTCTTGCCGCGGCCCTCGGCCTGGAGGATGCGGGCGATGACCTCGTCCTTGTCCAGGGAGTGCGCGCGGTAGATGAGGTGCTTGATGTTGGCCTGCATGAGGCCCTCGTCCGGGTCGGTCGCCCGGATGTGCACCGGACGGCTCATGAACCGGCGGGCGAGGGCGACGATCGGCGCGGGCATCGTCGCCGAGAACAGCATCGTGTGCCGTACCTCGGGGATGGCCTGGAAGATGCGCTCGATGTCCGACAGGAAGCCCAGGTCGAGCATGCGGTCGGCCTCGTCGAGGACGACTTCCTGCACGTGGGACAGGTCGAGGAGTCGCTGGCGCTGCAGGTCGATGAGTCGCCCGGGCGTGCCGACGACGATCTGGGCACCCGCCTTGAGCTGCTCGATCTGGCCCTCGTACGCCTTGCCGCCGTAGATCGCCGCGATGGTCGTCGGGCGGTTCGAGGTGGCGACCTCGAGGTCCTCGGTCACCTGGACGGCGAGCTCGCGGGTCGGGACGACGACGAGTGCCTTGACGCCGGGTGCCGGGTCGGCCCCGAGACGCTGGATGAGGGGGAGGCCGAACCCGAAGGTCTTGCCGGTACCGGTCTTGGCCTGGCCGATGATGTCCTGGCCGGTGAGGGCGAGCGGGATCGTCTGCTGCTGGATCGGGAAGGGCTCGAGGATGCCCTTTCCCGCGAGCGCGTCGACGATGTCCTGCTCGATGGAGAGGTCTGCGAAAGTCAAAGAATCACCTTAGTTCTGGTGGAAGTCCCGGCCAGTCTACCGATGGGCGGGTGGAGCGGGGCGCGAGGCGGTTCCCGCTATGCTCTCCGGGTGGTGTCGTGGTGGAACCGGAAGCGCGCGGCGCAGCTCGCAGCAGCGTGGC of the Curtobacterium sp. TC1 genome contains:
- a CDS encoding aminopeptidase P family protein codes for the protein MADTTPRATSNRSTTPGSSTFKDFIGSQWADREQTIPAPREQAAFAAERRARISELHPGRAIVVPAGQAKVRSNDCDYPFRPHSTFAHLTGWGTDTVVGSVLVMTPNGSGHDATLYFRATAGRDSEEFYANPEIGEFWVGPRPSLDAVAADLGLATADLGAFPAVADGLDASALLVREADDDLTRTLDARLGSAVGGAPETDDAPATDDVLARDLSEQRLVKDAYEVGELRKAVDATKHGFDDVIADFDAVLAHPRGERIVEGTFNRRARADGNTVGYDTIAASGHHACILHWTRNDGAVQPGDLILIDAGVEVDSFYTADITRTLPVSGTFSPVQRMVYDAVLEAADAAFAIVKPGITFRQVHATAMEVIARKTAEWGFLPVSAAASLEPDNQFHRRYMVHGTSHHLGLDVHDCAKARREMYIDGVVQPGMVFTIEPGLYFQQDDLTVPEEFRGIGVRIEDDILVTEDGAENLSVGIPRTPSEVEGWIARSGR
- a CDS encoding PHP domain-containing protein; its protein translation is MPDPFIDLHAHSSVSDGTERPAELVRAAAAAGLDAVALTDHDTTAGWADASESARALPLTLLPGLELSTRIGFRSVHVLGYLVDPQDPGLVEETDRIRDGRLARAHRMVDRIGEDHPITWADVLAQASPGATIGRPHIADALVARGLESDRSAAFRGILHPASGYYEPHEAPSPLRGVELIRQAGGVPVIAHPAASSRGIVIDEPMLRDLVDAGLGGLEVDHRENLAHGKRTLLDWASRYGLFVTGSSDYHGTGKPNRLGEHRTARAAFDTILSEATGSAPVVGPGSRLS
- a CDS encoding DEAD/DEAH box helicase yields the protein MTFADLSIEQDIVDALAGKGILEPFPIQQQTIPLALTGQDIIGQAKTGTGKTFGFGLPLIQRLGADPAPGVKALVVVPTRELAVQVTEDLEVATSNRPTTIAAIYGGKAYEGQIEQLKAGAQIVVGTPGRLIDLQRQRLLDLSHVQEVVLDEADRMLDLGFLSDIERIFQAIPEVRHTMLFSATMPAPIVALARRFMSRPVHIRATDPDEGLMQANIKHLIYRAHSLDKDEVIARILQAEGRGKTVIFTRTKRAAAKLVEELKDRGFNAAAVHGDLNQEQRERAMAAFKAGKRDVLIATDVAARGIDVDDVTHVINHTIPDDPDTYLHRAGRTGRAGKTGIAVTFVDWDDLHKWTLIDKALEFGIPEPVETYSSSPHLFEELDIPKGTKGRLPGASSHAASAGAPAEKRSSDRPASGPRDASRSRSRSRTRSAGSEQPASQASGAESAAPTSAPTDDTSATEGGTTDGAAKRRRRRRRRGAGTGDASATASAPQGSSDGE